Proteins co-encoded in one Streptococcus pyogenes genomic window:
- the gla gene encoding aquaglyceroporin Gla: protein MEMTWTVKYITEFIATAFLIILGNGAVANVDLKGTKGHNSGWLVIAFGYGLGVMMPALMFGNVSGNHINPAFTVGLAVSGLFPWAHVLQYVVAQLLGAIFGQLVVVMVYKPYFMKTENPNHVLGSFSTISSLDNGQKDSHKASYINGFLNEFVGSFVLFFGALALTKNYFGVELVGKLIEAGYDQTTAATQISPYVTGSLAVAHIGIGFLVMVLVTSLGGPTGPALNPARDFGPRLLHHFLPKSVLGQAKGDSKWWYAWVPVVAPILAAIVAVAAFKYLYIR, encoded by the coding sequence ATGGAAATGACATGGACTGTGAAATACATCACAGAATTTATCGCAACGGCTTTTTTGATTATTTTGGGAAATGGAGCTGTTGCTAACGTCGACTTAAAAGGAACAAAAGGACATAACTCAGGTTGGTTAGTGATTGCTTTTGGCTATGGCTTAGGAGTTATGATGCCAGCTTTGATGTTTGGTAATGTATCTGGAAACCATATTAATCCTGCTTTCACAGTTGGACTAGCAGTATCAGGCTTGTTCCCATGGGCTCACGTCTTACAATACGTTGTGGCACAATTACTTGGAGCTATCTTTGGTCAGTTGGTAGTGGTAATGGTTTATAAACCTTACTTTATGAAAACTGAAAATCCAAATCATGTTTTAGGCTCATTCTCAACGATTTCATCTCTTGATAATGGTCAAAAAGACAGTCATAAAGCCTCTTATATCAATGGTTTCTTAAACGAATTTGTAGGTTCATTTGTTCTTTTCTTTGGTGCTTTGGCTTTGACTAAAAACTACTTTGGGGTAGAGTTAGTTGGTAAATTGATTGAAGCAGGCTACGACCAAACAACTGCAGCAACACAAATTTCACCATACGTGACAGGCTCATTGGCGGTTGCTCACATTGGTATTGGTTTCTTAGTTATGGTCTTGGTTACTTCATTAGGTGGACCAACTGGGCCAGCACTAAACCCAGCGCGTGATTTTGGGCCTCGTTTGTTACACCACTTCTTACCAAAATCAGTTCTTGGTCAAGCCAAAGGTGATTCAAAATGGTGGTATGCATGGGTTCCTGTAGTTGCACCTATCTTAGCGGCGATAGTAGCCGTAGCAGCGTTTAAATACCTTTATATCAGATAA
- a CDS encoding MFS transporter: MEEKLFNKHFVAITVINFIVYMVYYLFTVIIAFVATRELGAQTSQAGLATGIYILGTLLARLIFGKQLEVFGRRLVLRGGAIFYLLTTLAYFYMPTISMMYLVRFLNGFGYGVVSTATNTIVTAYIPARKRGEGINFYGLSTSLAAAIGPFVGTFMLDNLHIDFRMIIVLCSVLIGCVVVGAFAFPVKNMSLNAEQLAKTKSWTVDSFIEKKALFITAIAFLMGIAYASVLGFQKLYTSEIHLTTVGAYFFVVYALIITITRPAMGRLMDAKGDKWVLYPSYLFLAMGLFLLGSVSSGGSYLLSGALIGFGYGTFMSCGQAASIQGVDEHRFNTAMSTYMIGLDLGLGAGPYLLGLIKDLALGSGVASFRHLFWLAAVIPLICTLLYLLKTKTRQVVS; encoded by the coding sequence ATGGAAGAAAAATTGTTTAACAAACATTTTGTGGCCATCACAGTAATAAACTTTATAGTCTATATGGTCTACTATCTTTTTACAGTTATTATTGCCTTTGTGGCGACTAGAGAGCTAGGAGCTCAGACTAGCCAGGCAGGATTGGCAACAGGGATTTATATTCTAGGGACTTTATTAGCCCGTTTGATTTTTGGAAAGCAGTTGGAGGTGTTTGGTCGTCGTTTGGTTTTAAGAGGAGGTGCTATTTTTTACCTCTTAACGACCTTAGCCTACTTTTATATGCCAACGATTAGCATGATGTACTTGGTTCGTTTCTTGAACGGATTTGGTTATGGTGTAGTATCAACTGCGACAAATACCATTGTAACAGCCTATATTCCAGCTCGTAAAAGAGGAGAAGGAATTAATTTTTATGGCTTGTCAACCAGTCTAGCAGCAGCTATTGGCCCTTTTGTAGGAACCTTTATGTTGGATAATCTTCATATTGATTTTCGCATGATTATTGTCTTATGTAGCGTCTTGATTGGGTGTGTGGTTGTTGGTGCTTTTGCTTTTCCAGTCAAAAACATGTCTTTAAATGCGGAGCAATTGGCTAAAACCAAATCGTGGACTGTGGATAGTTTCATTGAGAAAAAAGCCTTGTTTATCACTGCAATCGCCTTTTTAATGGGGATTGCCTATGCTTCAGTTTTAGGATTTCAAAAATTATACACGTCTGAAATTCATTTGACAACAGTAGGCGCTTATTTCTTTGTGGTCTATGCCTTAATCATTACCATCACTCGTCCAGCAATGGGACGTTTAATGGATGCTAAAGGCGATAAATGGGTCTTGTACCCAAGTTATCTTTTTTTAGCAATGGGACTCTTCTTGCTAGGTAGTGTATCGTCTGGAGGAAGCTATTTGCTTTCAGGAGCCTTGATTGGCTTTGGTTATGGCACTTTTATGTCTTGTGGTCAAGCCGCCTCCATACAAGGAGTGGATGAGCACCGCTTTAATACGGCTATGTCTACTTATATGATTGGTCTTGATTTAGGTTTAGGTGCTGGGCCTTACCTCTTGGGCTTGATTAAAGATTTGGCACTTGGTAGTGGTGTGGCTTCCTTTAGGCACTTATTCTGGTTAGCTGCTGTGATTCCACTGATTTGTACCTTGCTTTACTTGTTAAAAACAAAGACAAGACAGGTTGTGTCTTAA
- a CDS encoding Crp/Fnr family transcriptional regulator: MNHHILQRYIDNHNFPIIEKSYHKYLTFESLEEDFTYILKDGIVKQSVLSKYGMEFNLRYVTGLEITSVLNTGYSKDMGEPYNVRIESEKASFYKVRRSAFLKDINEDIELQGYVKDFYHNRLQKSMKKMQCMLTNGRIGAISTQIYDLMTLFGEELPNGQILINFVITNEELGKFCGISTASSVSRILKQLKEKNIIRIDKQHIIITNLDKLKDNIVF; the protein is encoded by the coding sequence GTGAATCATCACATTTTGCAACGGTATATTGATAATCATAACTTTCCTATCATTGAAAAAAGTTATCACAAGTACTTGACTTTTGAAAGTCTCGAAGAGGACTTCACTTATATTTTAAAAGACGGCATTGTGAAACAGAGTGTTCTTTCAAAATATGGAATGGAATTTAATTTGAGATATGTTACAGGACTTGAAATTACTTCTGTTCTCAACACTGGTTATTCAAAAGATATGGGAGAGCCTTATAATGTTCGCATCGAGTCAGAGAAAGCTAGTTTTTACAAGGTTCGCCGCTCAGCATTTTTAAAAGATATAAACGAAGATATTGAACTACAAGGATATGTGAAGGACTTTTACCATAATCGTCTTCAAAAATCCATGAAAAAAATGCAATGTATGTTAACTAACGGCCGTATCGGTGCCATTTCTACTCAAATATATGACTTAATGACCCTATTTGGCGAAGAACTACCAAATGGCCAAATTTTAATTAATTTTGTCATTACTAATGAGGAACTCGGTAAATTCTGTGGCATTTCTACCGCTAGCAGCGTCAGCCGTATTCTAAAACAGTTGAAAGAAAAAAACATCATTCGCATTGATAAACAACATATTATCATTACCAATCTTGATAAATTAAAAGATAATATCGTTTTCTAA
- a CDS encoding Xaa-Pro dipeptidyl-peptidase, with translation MRYNQFSYIPTSLERAAEELKELGFDLDLQKTAKASLESFLRKLFFHYPDSDYPLSHLIAKNDMDALSFFQSEQELSKEVFDLLALQVLGFIPGVDFTEADAFLDKLAFPIHFDETEIIKHIHHLLATRCKSGMTLIDDLVSQGMLTMDNDYHFFNGKSLATFDTSQLIREVVYVEAPLDTDQDGQLDLIKVNIIRPQSQKPLPTLMTPSPYHQGINEVANDKKLYRMEKELVVKKRRQITVEDRDFIPLETQPCKLPIGQNLESFSYINSYSLNDYFLARGFANIYVSGVGTAGSTGFMTSGNYAQIESFKAVIDWLNGRATAYTSHSKTHQVRADWANGLVCTTGKSYLGTMSTGLATTGVDGLAMIIAESAISSWYNYYRENGLVCSPGGYPGEDLDVLTELTYSRNLLAGDYLRHNDRYQELLNQQSQALDRQSGDYNQFWHDRNYLKNAHQIKCDVVYTHGLQDWNVKPRQVYEIFNALPSTINKHLFLHQGEHVYMHNWQSIDFRESMNALLCQKLLGLANDFSLPEMIWQDNTCPQNWQERKVFGTSTIKELDLGQELLLIDNHYGEDEFKAYGKDFRAFKAALFKGKANQALIDILLEEDLPINGEIVLQLKVKSSENKGLLSAQILDYGKKKRLGDLPIALTQSSIDNGQNFSREPLKELPFREDSYRVISKGFMNLQNRNNLSSIETIPNNKWMTVRLPLQPTIYHLEKGDTLRVILYTTDFEHTVRDNSNYALTIDLSQSQLIVPIASN, from the coding sequence ATGCGCTATAATCAATTTTCCTATATTCCAACTAGTCTAGAAAGAGCGGCTGAAGAATTAAAAGAATTGGGCTTTGATCTGGATCTGCAAAAAACTGCCAAAGCTAGCCTAGAAAGCTTTTTACGTAAACTCTTCTTCCACTACCCTGATAGTGATTATCCTTTAAGTCATCTAATCGCCAAAAATGACATGGACGCATTGAGCTTTTTTCAATCAGAGCAAGAGTTATCCAAAGAGGTTTTTGATTTACTGGCCCTGCAAGTCCTTGGCTTTATTCCTGGAGTTGATTTTACAGAGGCCGATGCTTTCCTTGATAAACTGGCCTTTCCTATCCACTTTGACGAAACAGAAATTATCAAGCATATCCACCACTTATTAGCGACCCGTTGTAAGTCTGGCATGACCCTGATTGATGATTTGGTCAGCCAAGGAATGCTTACTATGGACAATGATTACCACTTCTTCAACGGTAAATCATTAGCTACCTTTGACACGTCACAGCTGATTCGAGAAGTTGTTTACGTTGAAGCACCTCTTGATACCGATCAAGATGGCCAACTTGATCTTATTAAGGTTAATATCATTCGTCCTCAATCTCAAAAACCATTACCAACTTTGATGACACCTAGTCCATACCATCAAGGTATCAATGAAGTAGCCAACGACAAAAAACTTTATCGTATGGAAAAAGAGTTAGTCGTTAAAAAAAGGAGACAAATCACTGTCGAAGACAGGGATTTTATTCCTCTTGAGACACAGCCTTGCAAACTTCCTATAGGTCAAAATCTAGAAAGCTTTAGCTACATTAACTCCTATAGCCTCAACGATTATTTCCTCGCACGTGGGTTTGCTAATATCTATGTTTCAGGTGTGGGAACTGCTGGTTCCACTGGCTTTATGACGAGTGGAAACTATGCTCAAATTGAAAGCTTTAAAGCCGTTATTGATTGGCTAAATGGAAGAGCCACAGCCTACACCAGCCACTCAAAAACCCACCAAGTGAGAGCTGATTGGGCAAATGGTCTAGTTTGTACGACTGGAAAGTCCTACTTGGGAACTATGTCTACTGGTTTAGCCACTACAGGCGTAGACGGATTAGCCATGATTATTGCAGAATCAGCTATTTCTTCTTGGTACAACTACTACCGCGAAAATGGCTTAGTTTGTAGTCCTGGTGGCTATCCTGGAGAGGATCTAGATGTCCTAACTGAGCTCACCTACTCGCGTAATTTATTGGCTGGCGATTATCTTCGCCATAATGATCGTTATCAAGAATTGCTAAACCAACAGTCTCAGGCGTTAGACCGACAATCTGGTGATTATAATCAATTTTGGCACGACCGCAATTACTTAAAAAATGCTCATCAAATAAAGTGTGATGTCGTTTATACTCATGGCTTACAAGACTGGAATGTCAAACCAAGACAGGTCTATGAGATTTTCAATGCGCTTCCTTCCACAATCAACAAGCACCTCTTTTTACATCAAGGTGAGCATGTTTACATGCATAATTGGCAATCCATTGATTTTCGCGAAAGCATGAATGCCCTTTTATGTCAAAAACTCTTAGGCCTAGCTAATGATTTTAGCCTTCCTGAAATGATCTGGCAGGATAACACCTGCCCACAAAACTGGCAGGAGCGTAAAGTCTTTGGAACCTCAACCATCAAAGAGCTTGACCTCGGTCAGGAACTGCTTTTAATTGATAATCACTATGGTGAAGATGAATTTAAAGCTTACGGTAAAGATTTCCGTGCGTTCAAAGCAGCTCTCTTTAAAGGCAAGGCCAATCAAGCCCTGATTGATATTTTACTGGAAGAGGACTTACCTATTAACGGTGAAATTGTCCTACAGTTAAAAGTGAAATCAAGTGAAAATAAAGGACTTCTATCTGCACAAATCCTTGACTATGGTAAGAAAAAACGCTTGGGCGATCTTCCTATTGCTCTCACCCAATCAAGTATTGACAATGGGCAAAATTTCTCTAGGGAACCCCTTAAAGAGCTACCATTTAGAGAAGATTCTTACCGTGTTATTTCGAAAGGTTTCATGAATTTACAAAATCGCAATAATTTGTCGTCAATTGAAACTATTCCTAATAATAAATGGATGACTGTTAGACTTCCTTTGCAACCAACCATCTATCATCTAGAAAAAGGAGATACCCTTCGAGTCATCTTATACACAACCGATTTTGAACATACTGTCCGTGACAACAGCAACTATGCTTTAACTATCGATCTCAGTCAGTCTCAATTGATTGTGCCAATAGCATCAAATTAA
- a CDS encoding helix-turn-helix domain-containing protein — MTKSTLKELRTTKKMTQQELSHLTGISVRTIARYEKDTKKLRRAKYEKLKGIAQALAVSVDDIFLGIDSEFMN, encoded by the coding sequence GTGACCAAATCAACTTTAAAAGAGTTAAGAACAACAAAGAAAATGACACAGCAGGAATTGTCTCACTTAACAGGTATTTCTGTCAGAACGATTGCTAGGTATGAAAAAGATACTAAAAAGCTAAGGCGAGCAAAATATGAGAAGCTAAAAGGTATTGCACAAGCATTAGCGGTTTCCGTTGATGATATTTTTTTAGGAATAGATTCGGAATTTATGAACTAA
- a CDS encoding YbaB/EbfC family nucleoid-associated protein, whose product MMNMQNMMKQAQKLQKQMEQKQADLAAMQFTGKSAQDLVTATFTGDKKLVGIDFKEAVVDPEDVETLQDMTTQAINDALTQIDETTKKTLGAFAGKLPF is encoded by the coding sequence ATGATGAACATGCAAAACATGATGAAGCAAGCACAAAAGCTTCAGAAACAAATGGAGCAAAAGCAGGCGGATTTGGCTGCTATGCAATTTACTGGAAAATCAGCTCAAGACCTTGTCACTGCCACTTTCACGGGTGATAAAAAATTGGTTGGGATTGACTTCAAAGAAGCTGTTGTAGATCCTGAAGATGTAGAAACGCTTCAAGACATGACCACTCAAGCCATTAATGATGCCCTTACGCAAATTGATGAAACAACTAAGAAAACATTAGGCGCTTTTGCTGGTAAATTACCATTCTAA